The following are from one region of the Phormidium sp. PBR-2020 genome:
- a CDS encoding DUF4327 family protein, translating into MTLTTTTRYTIETIEEEARHLVQKGSVSRQQPIYTLCVHIPARHWTSVEIELEKHDYLLRDRIGDLVGPETWEND; encoded by the coding sequence ATGACTCTCACAACAACCACCCGATATACTATTGAAACCATCGAAGAGGAAGCTCGTCACTTGGTGCAAAAGGGATCCGTCAGTCGGCAGCAACCCATTTACACCCTCTGCGTCCATATCCCGGCTCGCCATTGGACTTCCGTCGAGATTGAACTTGAGAAGCACGACTACCTCTTGCGCGATCGCATTGGCGATCTCGTCGGACCCGAGACCTGGGAAAACGACTAG
- a CDS encoding FIST C-terminal domain-containing protein, which translates to MEWVNSLSTRPSLEAAITDVVDRALAGLAQPPDVGLVFISSAFASDYPRVLPLLRERLPDIPLIGCGGGGVLGNRQTGRESIETVEIEGDIGLSLTLAHLPGVTIQEFYLSLEDLPDLDSPPDRWVEKLGVNPEDDPQFIILADPLMTGITDCLQGLDYAYPSAPKVGGLSSGTVLNGSSLFGGDRTVSEGVVGLALSGNIQLDAIVAQGCRPIGKPYRVASGERNIILALDDLGQTETARPPLELLRELITELSQGDRQLAQQSLFIGVVRDEFTQQLQAGDFLIRNLVGVDPDAGAIAIGDRVRPGQRVQFHLRDAQTSADDLETLLQRYSQSASGSSQPFGALMFACLGRGRGLYGQPNFDSQLFHRYLPHLPLSGFFCNGEIGPVGGSTFLHGYTSVLGICRPRA; encoded by the coding sequence ATGGAGTGGGTTAATTCCCTGTCAACTCGTCCATCTCTAGAAGCCGCCATCACTGATGTGGTGGACAGGGCCCTGGCTGGCCTTGCCCAGCCACCGGATGTCGGCTTGGTTTTCATCTCCTCGGCCTTTGCCAGTGATTATCCTCGTGTGTTGCCCTTATTACGAGAGCGACTGCCGGATATTCCTCTCATCGGTTGTGGTGGGGGAGGTGTCCTCGGCAACCGTCAGACGGGGAGAGAGTCCATCGAGACGGTGGAAATTGAGGGGGATATTGGCCTGAGCCTCACCCTCGCTCACTTACCTGGGGTGACCATTCAGGAATTTTATCTCTCGTTAGAGGATTTACCGGATCTCGATAGTCCTCCTGATCGCTGGGTGGAGAAGTTGGGGGTGAATCCAGAAGATGATCCCCAATTTATTATCTTGGCCGATCCCTTGATGACTGGCATCACCGATTGCCTTCAGGGCCTCGATTATGCTTATCCTAGCGCCCCCAAAGTGGGAGGACTCTCTAGTGGTACGGTTCTCAATGGTAGTAGTTTGTTTGGTGGCGATCGCACCGTGAGCGAGGGGGTGGTGGGCCTGGCTCTATCCGGAAATATCCAGCTCGATGCGATCGTGGCCCAGGGATGCCGTCCCATCGGCAAACCCTATCGGGTGGCCTCAGGCGAACGCAACATCATTCTGGCCCTGGATGACTTAGGACAAACGGAAACGGCCCGGCCTCCCCTAGAGTTATTGCGAGAATTGATTACGGAGTTAAGCCAGGGCGATCGCCAATTGGCCCAACAGTCCTTATTTATTGGCGTGGTGCGCGATGAGTTTACCCAACAGCTCCAAGCCGGAGATTTTCTGATTCGCAATCTCGTCGGGGTTGATCCCGATGCGGGAGCCATCGCCATTGGCGATCGCGTGCGTCCCGGACAGCGGGTTCAGTTTCACTTACGGGATGCCCAAACCTCCGCCGACGACCTAGAAACCCTCTTACAACGCTACAGCCAGTCTGCCTCAGGGTCTTCCCAACCCTTTGGGGCCCTAATGTTTGCCTGTCTTGGACGGGGACGTGGCCTGTATGGTCAACCCAATTTTGACTCTCAGTTGTTCCATCGCTATCTGCCCCATCTGCCCTTGAGTGGCTTCTTCTGTAACGGAGAAATTGGCCCCGTAGGCGGTTCAACCTTCTTACATGGCTATACGTCCGTCTTAGGCATTTGTCGTCCCCGTGCTTAA